The following coding sequences are from one Lolium rigidum isolate FL_2022 chromosome 6, APGP_CSIRO_Lrig_0.1, whole genome shotgun sequence window:
- the LOC124663911 gene encoding paired amphipathic helix protein Sin3-like 4, with product MGSQLKRPNNVVPRSDPSRMSPPSPASAQKLTTNDALTYLKAVKDKFHDNRAKYDEFLEVMRDFKSTRIDTAGVIIRVKTLFSGYPELILGFNAFLPKGFAIKLQDLDSDKKPVDFTEAISFVNKIKARFQHEETVYKAFLGILNMYRMHNKSIQDVYQEVATLFCDHADLLEEFKHFLPDTSTAPQVLKGVSVKQDDDKTQVMPPDRKVQSIKRERPCPLTAERDTSVDRPDLEHGPDRKRVDKEKGHKIDRDRRYHDKDGEYDSKDLDGGQLRRKTFPKKLEADTHQGAASISASSYNDNDAHKSVYTQELHFCEKVKEKLEPEAYQEFLKCLHIYSQEIITRSELKNLVNDMLQRCPDLMNGFSEFLEQCENIDGFLDGVISKRQTSRTTKTLEKERDKGRAGEDRERDNEKPSENERQRLDKVSKDGATHKAPAFSSKEKYLGKPISELDLSNCQRCTPSYRLLPKNYPIPSSSSRTDLGVSLLNDLWVSVTSGSEDYSFKHMRKNQYEESLFRCEDDRFELDMLLESVNVAIKRVEELIEKMQDNSIKSDNPIRIDEHLTSLNLRCIERLYGDHGLDVMDVLRKNASVALPVILTRLKQKQDEWSRCRSDFNRVWAEIYAKNYHKSLDHRSFYFKQQDSKNLSTKALLSEIKEINDKKRKDDDVLLAIAAGNRRPIVPNMSFEYVDSEIHEDVYQIIKYSCGEVCSSADQVDKVMRTWTTFMEPILGVQPRASCAENAGLVKLKSRTPTASVGENNDATKNNVVAVKQADGDESVPKEQAQSSRASLANGATEDAQNGFHDADRAVHRGEGPSGQNISTERSVESAHLSQTKQNQRRTNLELTSGTSTYRSNFSGGEAVVEAMGGNEAIPSTGRGETGPHKNSKIEREEGELSPNVAVDGENGADVDDEGEESAQRSMEDSENASEAGEDASGSESGDGDECSRENHEDEEDVDHDDPDAKEESEGEAEGNTEAHDADGGISLPISESAVKPLAKHVPTVLHDREEKFSCIFYGNDSFYVLFRLHQILYERILSAKTNSSTTEKKWRTSSKDTNSPHQYSKFMSALYNLLDGSSDNTKFEDDCRSIIGTQSYVLFTLDKLIYKVVKQLQAVASDEMDNKLLQLYIYEKSRSPGRFFDLVYHENARVILHEESIYRFERRSDPTRLSIQLMDYGHEKPEVTAVSIDPNFSSYLYDDYLSSSDMNICDDVFLERNKRKHGGNDDIQASLEAMDGFRVSNGLEHKISCKSSKASYVLDTEDFLFRVRKRRRVSSIGTIPGKADIAKAADAVKAQRFHRFLSRP from the exons ATGGGGTCTCAGCTCAAGCGCCCCAACAACGTCGTCCCGCGATCCGATCC CTCCAGGATGTCTCCGCCGTCGCCGGCGTCGGCGCAGAAGCTTACCACCAACGACGCCCTCACCTACCTCAAGGCCGTCAAGGACAAGTTCCACGACAACCGCGCCAAGTACGACGAGTTCCTCGAGGTCATGCGCGACTTCAAATCCACCAG GATCGACACTGCAGGCGTCATCATCCGCGTCAAGACCCTCTTCAGCGGCTACCCGGAGCTCATCCTCGGCTTCAACGCCTTCCTGCCCAAGGGATTCGCCATCAAGCTCCAGGACCTTGACAGCGACAAGAAGCCCGTCGACTTCACCGAGGCTATCAGCTTCGTCAACAAGATTAAGGCCCGGTTCCAGCACGAGGAGACTGTGTACAAGGCGTTCCTGGGGATACTCAACATGTACCGCATGCACAACAAGTCCATCCAGGACGTATACCAGGAG gTTGCGACGCTCTTCTGCGACCATGCTGACTTGCTCGAGGAGTTCAAGCATTTCTTGCCTGATACGTCGACTGCCCCGCAAGTCTTGAAGGGTGTTTCCGTCAAACAGGATGACGACAAGACCCAAGTAATGCCTCCTGATAGGAAAGTACAGAGCATTAAG AGGGAGAGGCCTTGTCCGTTAACGGCTGAACGTGACACCAGTGTTGATCGCCCTGATCTTGAGCATGGCCCCGATAGGAAGCGTGTCGACAAAGAAAAGGGTCATAAGATTGATCGGGATAGAAGATATCATGACAAGGATGGTGAATATGACAGCAAAGACTTGGATGGAGGACAACTCAGGCGCAAAACTTTCCCAAAGAAGCTGGAGGCTGATACACACCAAGGGGCGGCTAGCATCTCTGCTTCGTCGTACAATGATAACGATGCACACAAAA GTGTGTACACGCAAGAGCTCCACTTCTGCGAGAAAGTAAAGGAGAAGCTTGAGCCTGAAGCTTACCAGGAGTTTTTGAAATGCCTTCACATATACAGCCAGGAAATAATTACAAGAAGTGAATTGAAAAATCTG GTAAATGACATGCTTCAGCGCTGTCCAGATCTTATGAATGGTTTTAGTGAGTTCTTGGAACAGTGCGAAAATATAG ATGGCTTTCTAGATGGAGTCATCAGTAAAA GGCAAACATCACGAACAACGAAGACATTGGAAAAAGAGAGAGATAAAGGGCGTGCAGGGGAGGACAGGGAGAGAGATAATGAAAAACCAAGTGAAAACGAACGACAAAGGCTTGATAAAGTGTCTAAGGATGGTGCTACCCACAAAGCTCCTGCATTCTCTAGCAAAGAGAAGTACCTAGGCAAGCCAATATCGGAGCTTGACCTCTCAAATTGTCAGCGGTGTACTCCTAGTTACCGACTTTTGCCTAAAAAT tACCCTATACCTTCTTCAAGTTCCAGAACCGACCTTGGAGTCTCTCTGCTCAACGATCTCTGGGTATCAGTGACCTCAGGAAGTGAGGACTATTCATTCAAACACATGCGGAAGAATCAGTATGAAGAAAGCTTGTTTAGATGTGAAGACGACAG GTTTGAGTTGGACATGCTGTTGGAATCTGTTAATGTGGCGATCAAGCGTGTTGAGGAGTTAATAGAAAAGATGCAAGACAATTCAATCAAATCAGACAACCCTATACGCATCGATGAACATTTGACTT CTTTGAATTTGAGGTGTATAGAACGGTTATATGGTGACCATGGCCTTGATGTCATGGATGTTCTTCGCAAAAATGCTAGCGTGGCGTTGCCAGTTATTTTAACTAGGCTTAAGCAAAAACAGGACGAATGGTCAAGGTGCCGGTCAGATTTTAATAGAGTTTGGGCTGAAATATATGCCAAGAATTATCACAAGTCCCTTGACCATCGCAGCTTCTATTTCAAACAACAAGATTCGAAGAATCTGAGCACAAAAG CTCTATTGTCGGAGATCAAGGAAATTAATGATAAGAAAAGGAAGGATGATGATGTGCTTCTTGCTATTGCTGCTGGGAATAGGCGGCCAATAGTTCCCAATATGTCATTTGAGTATGTAGATTCAGAAATTCATGAAGATGTTTATCAGATCATCAAGTACTCTTGTGGAGAAGTCTGTAGTTCGGCAGATCAAGTCGACAAAGTGATGAGAACCTGGACAACATTCATGGAACCTATTTTGGGAGTTCAGCCCCGAGCTAGTTGTGCCGAAAATGCAGGTTTGGTAAAACTCAAGAGCCGAACCCCTACAGCTAGTGTTGGGGAAAACAATGATGCAACAAAAAATAATGTCGTTGCTGTTAAGCAAGCTGATGGAGACGAAAGCGTTCCAAAGGAACAAGCGCAATCTTCTCGTGCTTCATTGGCGAATGGAGCTACAGAAGATGCTCAAAATGGTTTCCATGATGCTGATCGAGCTGTTCACAGAGGTGAGGGGCCATCTGGACAAAACATTTCCACCGAAAGGTCAGTGGAGAGTGCCCACCTTTCTCAGACTAAACAGAATCAGCGTAGAACAAATTTGGAGCTTACATCAG GTACTAGTACTTATAGAAGTAATTTCTCTGGAGGTGAGGCTGTGGTTGAAGCTATGGGTGGCAATGAGGCAATTCCCTCTACAGGG AGAGGAGAAACTGGACCTCATAAGAATTCAAAGATTGAAAGAGAAGAGGGAGAATTATCTCCTAATGTAGCTGTAGATGGAGAGAATGGTGCTGATGTGGACGACGAAGGTGAGGAAAGTGCCCAGAGATCTATGGAAGACAGTGAAAATGCATCTGAGGCTGGCGAGGATGCCTCTGGTAGCGAATCTGGTGATGGTGATGAGTGTTCTCGAGAAAATCACGAGGATGAAGAGGATGTTGATCACGATGATCCTGATGCCAAGGAGGAAAGTGAGGGTGAGGCAGAGGGAAACACAGAGGCACATGATGCCGATGGAGGAATATCACTGCCAATTTCAGAAAGCGCAGTTAAACCACTTGCCAAGCATGTCCCCACTGTTTTACATGATCGCGAGGAGAAGTTTTCATGCATATTTTATGGAAATGATTCATTTTATGTTCTTTTCAGGCTACACCAG ATCTTATATGAGAGAATACTATCAGCTAAGACAAACTCTTCTACAACCGAAAAGAAGTGGAGAACCTCCTCCAAGGATACAAACTCCCCACACCAATATTCAAA GTTTATGAGTGCACTTTATAACTTGCTTGATGGTTCTTCTGACAACACCAAGTTTGAGGATGACTGCCGTTCTATCATCGGGACTCAGTCATATGTTCTTTTTACGTTGGATAAGCTGATATACAAAGTTGTGAAGCAG CTTCAAGCGGTAGCATCTGATGAAATGGATAACAAGCTGCTCCAGCTTTACATATATGAGAAGTCCAGGTCTCCTGGAAGGTTCTTTGATCTAGTTTATCACGAGAATGCTCGGGTTATTCTCCATGAGGAGAGCATATATCGATTTGAACGG CGCTCAGACCCTACAAGATTATCTATCCAGCTCATGGACTATGGGCATGAAAAGCCTGAAGTAACCGCAGTCTCGATTGATCCAAATTTTTCGTCTTATCTCTACGATGATTACTTGTCGAGTTCAgatatgaatatatgtgatgaTGTCTTCCTCGAGAG GAATAAGCGGAAGCATGGGGGCAACGATGACATTCAGGCTTCCTTGGAGGCCATGGATGGTTTCAGGGTCAGTAATGGCCTCGAACACAAGATATCCTGCAAATCCTCAAAG GCATCGTATGTCCTCGATACAGAAGATTTTCTGTTCCGTGTAAGAAAGAGGAGGCGAGTTTCATCTATCGGAACCATACCTGGCAAGGCCGATATTGCGAAGGCAGCTGATGCTGTAAAAGCACAACGATTCCATAGATTCCTCTCCAGGCCCTAG